The Dehalobacter sp. DCM sequence AGAATCCTATTGGCGGCAGCAAGATCGAGGGTGTATGTACCCTGTCCGTACTCGGTGAGGACTGTTGGTAGGCTGGATCGGTCATTAATCTCTTCTTTTAACAGCGACACGACATTCTCCCCAACGGTATAACAACAGGGCCCAATACACGGGCCGATTGCTACAAGACACGTGTCAGGGTCTCCTCCTGCCTTCTTTATCGATGTCAGCATTTCGCGGGCGATATGATGAACCGTCCCCCGCCATCCGGCGTGTGCAAGCCCAATTATCCCAGAATTCGGTTCAAAAAAATATAATGGAACGCAATCCGCAAAAAAGCACATCAACGCCGTATTGTCGCAAGTGAGCATCCCATCGCAGCCTGGCAGCGCCGTCTCCATCGTGCTCATCCCAAGTCCTTTAGAGGCTTCGTTAATAAATCGCACCTGCGTACCATGGACTTGTTCCGCTGCCACACAGTCTTCCAGCGAATATCCAAATCCAGAAAGAAATCGTTTTCGATTACCCAGAACATCACCGGGATTATCCCCAACATGAAATGCAAGATTCAAGGAGGCGTAGGGCGGTTTGCTCAGACCCCCGATCCGAGTAGAAAATACCGCTGTGACTCCCTGTTCTTCCCATTCAGGTATTGTCAGGAAATTCTGCTCCGGTGAAACAGTCCGTTGCCATTGCATAATAATCTTCCAATTCCCTATATCGAAATTATGAATACGATAGTTTAATAATTCTACACGTTGTGGCTATGTCCCTGCATTAATAGGCAATATTGATAAGATCTTTGCCGTCTACCAGAATAACATCGACGCCAATTTTTAGTACTTTATCCCAAGGTATAAGGACATCTCCGCCGCGTCCGCCGCTGAAAAATCCTTTTCCTTTATAACCTGTCATAATGACAATACCCTTCACAAGCCCTTTTTCCAGGTCAAGATCAAGATCGATAACCGGTCCCAGACGACGTCCATCTTCAATATTAACAATATCCAGCACACGCAGCTCGGAAACCTTCATAATAGAGCCCCTCCTCTACTTACTATCATATGAGGAGGGGCTTAAATCATGTTATTGGTTGATCTGCAAACTTTCTTTTTTCTGTAAAGCTTCTTGGTTGCCTCAAACGTGTTTGCGCATATACTTTAAGGCAGCCTTTTCCAAACGGGATACCTGGGCTTGAGAAATACCGATTTCCTCAGCAACTTCCATCTGGGTTTTCCCCTGAAAAAACCGGAGCGAAATAATTTTCTTTTCACGCTCGCCCAGCTTGCCCATTCCTTCCCGGATGGCTATCGACTCTAACCAAAGTCTGTCCGATTGTTTATCGTCACCAATTTGGTCCATCACAAAGATGGGATCACCGCCGTCATGATAAATCGGTTCGAACAGCGATACAGGTTCCTGAATAGCGTCTAACGCAAAAATGACATCTTCATGAGATATTTCCAGTTTCTGTGCAATCTCATTGATCGTTGGTTCCCGTGCGCATTCCGAAGCAAGTTTATCCCTGATCTGCAACGCTTTATATGCGATATCCCTCAAAGAACGACTTACCCGGATTGGGTTATTGTCTCTTAAATAGCGCCTTATTTCCCCGATGATCATCGGCACAGCATACGTCGAAAATTTGACATTTTGGCCAAGGTCAAAATTATCGATCGCTTTCATTAGCCCGATACAGCCGACCTGAAACAGGTCGTCAACATGTTCTCCTCTGTTACTGAAGCGCTGAATGACACTCAAGACTAACCGGAGATTCCCTCGGACCAATTGTTCGCGGGCTGATTTATCACCAGCCTGGTATTTCACGAACAGCTCTTTCATCTTGGCCCCACTCAAGACGGGCAGTTTGGATGTATTGACCCCGCAGATCTCGACCTTGTTTAAGACCATGAAAATACCCTCCAGCCGTGGTTAAGTCCCGGATATTCTCTGGAGAGTATTCCCTAAGTGCGCCTAAGTTATTCCAAAAACTTACTCTAAACGGACGAATTCCTTTCTCAGCCTGCGTATGATTCTTTTTTCCAGTCGCGATATGTATGATTGGGAGATACCCAGCCGGTCTGCAACTTCTTTCTGAGTCTTTTCTTCAATGCCCCCCATGCCGAACCGCATTTCCATAATAAGTTTTTCCCGATCAGTCAGACTGCCCATCGCTTGATTGAGTAACTGTTTATCGACCTCCTCTTCAATCGGACGGGAAATGATATCGTTATCTGTTCCTAACACATCGGACAATAGCAGTTCGTTACCGTCCCAATCGATATTTAAGGGTTCGTCAAACGAAACTTCTGTCCGGATCTTATTATTTCGCCTTAAATACATCAGGATCTCATTTTCTATACAGCGAGAAGCATACGTAGCGAGTTTGATTTTCTTGGCGGGATCAAACGTATTAACAGCTTTGATTAACCCGATGGTTCCAATAGAAACGAGGTCTTCAATACCAATTCCGGTATTTTCAAACTTTCGGGAAATATAGACTACCAGTCTCAAGTTACGCTCAATGAGAGTATCTTTTACCGATTGGTCCCCTTGTTCCAGTCTGCTGATCAGATTTTCTTCCTCTTCCAGACG is a genomic window containing:
- the pgeF gene encoding peptidoglycan editing factor PgeF, which translates into the protein MQWQRTVSPEQNFLTIPEWEEQGVTAVFSTRIGGLSKPPYASLNLAFHVGDNPGDVLGNRKRFLSGFGYSLEDCVAAEQVHGTQVRFINEASKGLGMSTMETALPGCDGMLTCDNTALMCFFADCVPLYFFEPNSGIIGLAHAGWRGTVHHIAREMLTSIKKAGGDPDTCLVAIGPCIGPCCYTVGENVVSLLKEEINDRSSLPTVLTEYGQGTYTLDLAAANRILLTQEGIRPENITTAYLCTSCHSEDFFSYRREGITGRMAAFIAKK
- a CDS encoding YlmC/YmxH family sporulation protein — its product is MKVSELRVLDIVNIEDGRRLGPVIDLDLDLEKGLVKGIVIMTGYKGKGFFSGGRGGDVLIPWDKVLKIGVDVILVDGKDLINIAY
- the sigG gene encoding RNA polymerase sporulation sigma factor SigG yields the protein MVLNKVEICGVNTSKLPVLSGAKMKELFVKYQAGDKSAREQLVRGNLRLVLSVIQRFSNRGEHVDDLFQVGCIGLMKAIDNFDLGQNVKFSTYAVPMIIGEIRRYLRDNNPIRVSRSLRDIAYKALQIRDKLASECAREPTINEIAQKLEISHEDVIFALDAIQEPVSLFEPIYHDGGDPIFVMDQIGDDKQSDRLWLESIAIREGMGKLGEREKKIISLRFFQGKTQMEVAEEIGISQAQVSRLEKAALKYMRKHV
- the sigE gene encoding RNA polymerase sporulation sigma factor SigE; the encoded protein is MKRQWVSLINRIRLRWGRIKEIYYVGSSEALPPPLRLEEEENLISRLEQGDQSVKDTLIERNLRLVVYISRKFENTGIGIEDLVSIGTIGLIKAVNTFDPAKKIKLATYASRCIENEILMYLRRNNKIRTEVSFDEPLNIDWDGNELLLSDVLGTDNDIISRPIEEEVDKQLLNQAMGSLTDREKLIMEMRFGMGGIEEKTQKEVADRLGISQSYISRLEKRIIRRLRKEFVRLE